In Deltaproteobacteria bacterium, the sequence GGGGATCATGGGACGAAAGGTGATAAACCTCCTAAACAGCCCTTCTCCCATCTCTGCGGTATAATAGCCAGTGAGGCCAAAGGGGAGGACATCGCTCTTAAAATCAACCTCCCCATACCTCTGCGCCGCTACCTCCATGGCCTGGTGCAGCAGCAAATCATCGGAGGTGATGAGGCTCATGATCAGTTTTACCGGCTTAGGTACCCCTATCTTCCCCATGGGAGTGCCTAAAATAAAGGTTCTTCTCTAAAAGAGTTGCCCAAAAAGATCCAAGGATTTATCTCATAGGGTTCCAGGGGTCTAGTGGTCTAGGGTTCTAGTGAAATACAAACCCCTTGAATCCTCGAATCCTTGAACCCTGATTGAAGGTTGATCCCTTGAATCATATCACTTTCATTAATTAAATTGGAGAAGAAACAAAATAAATAAAGAACTCTTTATTCCCTTTAGGACCCCGGAGGGGCGACTCCATTACCCCCCGTGGGGTCAAGCCCATGTCTTCAGCGAAGCTCAAGATCTTCTCCACCACCTGCTGGTGTTTCTCTATGTCTCTCACTACACCACCTCTGCCCACCTCCCCCTTTCCAACCTCAAACTGTGGTTTTAGCAAGGTCAATAGCTCCCCCCCCCTTCTCAGAAAAGAAAGGGTAGGGGGAATGACCAATTTCAGGGAGATAAAGGAGCTATCGATGACGGCTAGATCTACTTCCTCCCCCACCTCCTCCCAGCTCAGATGACGGATGTTGTGGCGCTGGAGATTGATCACCCGGGGGTCCTGCTGTAGCTTCCAGGCCAATTGTCCGTACCCTACGTCTACGGCATAGACCCGTCGGGCACCCCTTTGCAGGAGGCAGTCGGTAAAACCTCCTGTAGACGCCCCCACATCCATGGCCACCTTTCCCTGAGGGTTGATGCTGAAAAACTCCAGGGCCTTCTCCAGCTTTAGACCTCCCCGGCTTACATAAGGCTGGGGGTCATGGGTGATACGGATGACCGCCTCAGGACAGACCAAAGTGCCTGCCTTATCCTCCCTTTGTCCATCGACCAAGACCGCCCCTGCCAGGATAAGGGACTTCGCCCTCGCCCTGCTTGGGGCCAACCCCATTTCAACCAACACCTTATCAAGCCTCTCCCTTCCCATTTCTCAACAACATCCTCACCTCCTGGGCGATCCCCTCCGGGTCAAGACAGTACTTCTCTCTCAATACGTCCTGAGGGCCATGTTCCACAAAGAGCGCCGGGATGCCGAGGCAGCGTACCTTGGGAGGGGAACAACCCT encodes:
- a CDS encoding TlyA family RNA methyltransferase, which translates into the protein MGRERLDKVLVEMGLAPSRARAKSLILAGAVLVDGQREDKAGTLVCPEAVIRITHDPQPYVSRGGLKLEKALEFFSINPQGKVAMDVGASTGGFTDCLLQRGARRVYAVDVGYGQLAWKLQQDPRVINLQRHNIRHLSWEEVGEEVDLAVIDSSFISLKLVIPPTLSFLRRGGELLTLLKPQFEVGKGEVGRGGVVRDIEKHQQVVEKILSFAEDMGLTPRGVMESPLRGPKGNKEFFIYFVSSPI